DNA from Methanomassiliicoccales archaeon:
GCACAACCTCGCGGAAGGAGTCGATATCGCCAGTGTAGCTGGTCTTGATTATGTCCGCCCCCAGCTCCGCCCCTACGCGGGCGCAGACCTTGATGGCCTCAGCGTCGTAGCCGTCCTTCATGTCCTTGCCCCGGGGATAGATCATGACCATCAGGGGCATGCCCCATTCGTTGCAGCGCCTGGAGATGTCCCCGAAGTCGGCTAGCATCTCGTTCTCGTAATCGTTGCCGATGTTGACGTGGATGGAAACGGCGTCCGCCCCTATCTTGATGGCCTCCTCCACGGTGGTCACCAATATCTTCTGGTCGGTGCGCCGGCTGTACTTGGTGCTGGCCGAGAGGTGCACAATCAAGCCAATGTCGCGCCCAAAGGACCGGTGGCTGTAGGGGATGATGCCCTTGTGCAGGACCACCGCGGTGGCCCCTCCCTGGGCCACCTTGTCTATGGTCGACCTCATGTCCACTAGTCCTTCGATGGGGCCCTGGGTAATGCCGTGGTCCATGGGGACGATGACCGCCCTCCCGGTGCCCCGGTCCATGATCCGCTCCATCCTAACGCTCTTGCCTAGCACTTTTTCACCTTCTTGCCGTGTCAATTCTTAGCACGCATATAAGAGTTGCGTCATCTACGCATATGTCAGGCATGAGATATAAATCACTGGTCGAAGTCCTCGTCCTCTTTCATCATTTCACCTACCCCCGACTTGAAATTTCCGGTGGACGATTTCCATAGTTCGACCGTGATTCGCCGTTCATTGTTGTTTAACAATACGATACATCGTTGAATGAATTAGGGCATCAATGAGTTTTTATATCCGTCATTCTGGTGAGGAGAATCATGTGGCGCTCTCTCTCCAAGCATTTCGGCAAGTACCCTTCCCAAGCCAAGGTGGCCAAGCTTCTCCTGCAGTACGGTCTCAAGGTGCAGGAGGCCCGGGTGTATTGCGGGGACATCGAGATAGCCGACATGGCCATCGGGCGGGCGGCGGGCGTCGACCGGCGCATCGTGCGCTCGGCCATCGAGACCATCGAGGGGAGCAACGAGCTGCGGACCTTGTTCTGCCGTTTGGAACCGACCGCCCTGCTCTGCAACGTGGCCCCGGTCATGGGCTGGACCGCCCTCGAGATATTTCCCACCGACGCCAAGACCTGCGGCATCATCGCCGAGGTGGCCGGGGTCATCGCCCGGGCCGGGATATCGTTGCGGCAGGTGGTGGTCAGCGATCCCGACCTATCCCCAGAGCCCAGTCTTTACATCATCACCGAGGGTGTGGTGCCTCCGGAACTGATACCCCAGATCCGTGCCTGCAAGGGCGTGCGCTCCGTCGTCCTGCATTGATACCATGAGCCAGGAGCGATGGGCCTACCCGGCACTGTTCGTGGCCATATTGGCCGTGTCCTTCGCCTCCATATTCATCCGCTGGAGCGACGCCGACCCTCTGATCATCGCCGGCTACCGCATGCTCTTCGCCTCGCTCATACTGGCGCCCTTCGCCTTCCGTGAACGACGAAACGCGGAGAGGATGCCGCGCAAGACCTCACTGCTGGTGCTCATCACCGGGGTTGTTTTGGCCGTCCACTTCTTCACCTTCATCTCCTCGCTTAACTACACTTCCGTCGCCGCCAGCACCCTGCTGGTAAATTGCCACCCGCTTATAGTCGGTGCCGTTTCGGTGCTGCTGCTCAAAGAATCCTCGAAAAGGACCGTGCTGGGCGTGATCATCGGTTTCGCCGGGGTGGCCTTCATCGCCCTGTCCGGCCTCGGTTCCGAAGGGGCCTACGGCAACACGCTGGCCCTGGTCGGTGGGGTCATGGCCGCGATATACATTCTTGCCGGCAGGGTGCTCCGGCGCTCCCTGGGCATATTCACCTACGCCTTCCTGGTGTACCTGACGGCCAGCGTGGTGCTGCTTTCCTCCGCCTTGATCACGGGCGTCCCTCTGTGGCCATACTCCGGCGAGGAGCTGCTCATCTTCATGGCCCTGGCCGTGGTCTGCACCATCTTCGGCCACACCGTCTACAACTGGTCGCTGAAGTACCTGTCCGCCCCGGTCATCAGCACCTCCTTGCTGGGAGAGCCGATACTGGCCAGCCTGATGGCCTTCCTGCTGCTGGCCGAGGCCCCGGGTTGGACGGTGATATTGGCCGCCCCGCTGGTGCTATTGGGGGTGCTGCTCACCGCTTCGGACCGTCCGGTCAAAGAGAGCGGATAAAAAAGGAAAGGGAAAGGGTTTGGCCTACTTCTTGCGGAGGACCAGCACGATAGCCACGACGGCCACCAGCAAGCCTACGACACCTAACGCCACCGCTATCAGGGGCAGAGGTCCGGGCGAAGCTACGCCGGTGATGACCGCCAGCGGGACGCCGGAGACCGGCGCATCGGGCAGCGGTCCCTCGCCGGCTGCGTTCACCGCTGTCACCCAGTAGTCGTACTCCGCACCCGGTTCGACCGAACCGTCCACGAAGGTGTCCGTGCCGGCGGGAACGGTGGCTATGAGCTGCCTATCGCCTCCCTCCCCGCGCCGGTAGATATTGTAACCGGTGACGGCCGAGCTGCCCTGGTCGTCAGGGACGGACCAGGTCAGGGTGAGGCGGCCTTGTCCCTCCTCCACCTCCACGTTCACCTCTCCGGGGACGGCCAGGGCCACCAGGGAGGCGCTGAGCACCCTGGAAGGTTCGCCCTCTCCCCACTGGTTGAGGGCGGAGACGCAGTAATAGTACGTGGTGCCGTAGACCGCCGCACCGTCCACGTAGGTGGTGGATCCAGCGGGAACGGACACCAGGAGCTGCAACGCCAGGGGGCTGGTCCCGCGGTACACGTTGTAGCCGGTGATCGGTCCGTCACCCGTATCGCTCGGGACGCTCCAGAGCAATGTTACGCTGGAATTGCCACCGGTGGCCGAGATCAGGTACGGTGCGGCGGGCGCATCGGTATTGGGCGAGGGTTGCTGATTGGTGCGCAGCACCATGGTGTTTGACGGCGCTCCCTCCCCGAAGGCGTTGAGGGCGGTCACCATGTAAGTGTAGTTCACACCGGCAAGCACGCTGGTGTCCACGTATGCGTTCCCAGTCAGGGAGGCCAGCAGCACGGTGGTCCCGATGCCCGGCGTGCGGTAGAGGCGGTAACCGATGATCGACGAGCCGCCGTTGGCCGGGACCGACCATCCCAGGGTGATGCGGTCCACCGCGGTCTGGGCGTTCAGCGTGGCCGCCCCGGGCACCGTTCCCGGCGTGGCGTCCACCGTGGCGTTCTCTCCGTTCGCCGTGCCGATGAAGCAATACACCCGGTAGGTGTACGTCACTCCGTTCACAAGTCCGACGTCAGTATAGGACGAGCCGTTCTGAGCGCTCAGGAAGGTGAAGTTCCCGCCGTCGCTCCGGAACACCCGGAAGCCGTTCACATGGAAGGATACCATGGGGTCCCAAGTTAGGGTCACCGTCCCGTTGCCGACCGTGGCCAGCAGGTAGGACGGGGCCGGAAGACCGGTAACGACCACCTCGTCAGGCGTCACGTTCACGCGAGCGGATTCCGGACCGGCCCCCCAGGCGTTCAAGGCCACCACCCAGTAGGTGTGCGGCAGGCCGCTGACCACGTTATGATCGGTGTAGGTCATGATATTGACCATAGCTTGCAACGTCACAGTACCGTCCAGGTCGCGATACACCCGGTAGCCGAGCACGGCCGAGCCGCCGTCGTCCGCCGGGGCCTCCCAGTCCAGGGTGACGATGCCCGCTCCTTCGGTCAGGGTGAGATTCTGTACCGCGCCCGGGACACTTCCCGGGGTGGCCAGGACCGTCGTGGAGTTACCGCTCTCCCCTCCGTCGTTGTAAGCTGTCAGCCGGTAGGAGCAAGGAACTCCGTTAAGCACCGTCCCATCTGAATATCCCACCCCAGCCACCGTGTCCAGCAGCGCGTATCCGCTTCCGTTGTCCCGATAGACACGGTAACCTACGGCTCCGTTCGAAGCGGTCCAGCTAAGGGTCACCAGGGAATCACCTGCTATGGCCGTCAAACCCTGCGGCGCTTCCGGCGGAAGGACGATGCCGAGCGTGGCCTGGTAGGGGGCGCTCATTTCGCTCACGCCATACTGGTTGGAGGAACGCAGGGCGTAGAACATGTCGGCCGTTCCGGCCAGGTCCAGGTACTCGAGCACGTCTCCATCGATTATGGCGATGAGCATCAG
Protein-coding regions in this window:
- a CDS encoding 2-amino-3,7-dideoxy-D-threo-hept-6-ulosonate synthase; amino-acid sequence: MLGKSVRMERIMDRGTGRAVIVPMDHGITQGPIEGLVDMRSTIDKVAQGGATAVVLHKGIIPYSHRSFGRDIGLIVHLSASTKYSRRTDQKILVTTVEEAIKIGADAVSIHVNIGNDYENEMLADFGDISRRCNEWGMPLMVMIYPRGKDMKDGYDAEAIKVCARVGAELGADIIKTSYTGDIDSFREVVRGAQAPVVIAGGPKMDSDEKLLQMVRDSIDAGGKGVSIGRNIFQHKNVIGITKAVSGIVLEDMEVEEALQLLK
- a CDS encoding regulator of amino acid metabolism, contains ACT domain protein produces the protein MWRSLSKHFGKYPSQAKVAKLLLQYGLKVQEARVYCGDIEIADMAIGRAAGVDRRIVRSAIETIEGSNELRTLFCRLEPTALLCNVAPVMGWTALEIFPTDAKTCGIIAEVAGVIARAGISLRQVVVSDPDLSPEPSLYIITEGVVPPELIPQIRACKGVRSVVLH
- a CDS encoding DMT family transporter, with amino-acid sequence MSQERWAYPALFVAILAVSFASIFIRWSDADPLIIAGYRMLFASLILAPFAFRERRNAERMPRKTSLLVLITGVVLAVHFFTFISSLNYTSVAASTLLVNCHPLIVGAVSVLLLKESSKRTVLGVIIGFAGVAFIALSGLGSEGAYGNTLALVGGVMAAIYILAGRVLRRSLGIFTYAFLVYLTASVVLLSSALITGVPLWPYSGEELLIFMALAVVCTIFGHTVYNWSLKYLSAPVISTSLLGEPILASLMAFLLLAEAPGWTVILAAPLVLLGVLLTASDRPVKESG